The window AGTGATGTGGTTGCTGTTCAAATGGGAGCTTGGGTGGCTCGTTTTGTTGGATTATCGATGTTCTTAGCGTTAAGTGGAGCGTTTATGACGTTATCATATAGTCCATTAAAACAATTAATTGAGGGAACACCTGAAAAGATTTGGCCAAAAAAATTAACAGAAACTAAAAATGGTCTTCCTATTAATGCAATGAAAGTACAAGCGTTTATTGCGATTGTCTTAATTTTACTTGTTTCATTTGGTGGAGAGTCAGCGGCTAAATTCTTTGATAAATTAGTTTTAATGACAAACGTCGCGATGACGATCCCATATTTATTTATCTCAATTGCATTCATTTCGTTTAAGCGCAATGATTCAATTGAAAAACCATTTGTTATCTATAAGAACAAAAGTTTAGCAATTGTGATTGCGATCATCGTCACAGTTGTCGTTGCTTTTGCAAACTCATTCTCAATTATCGAACCGATTACAACTGGAGATTATGATAAAACTTTATGGATGATTGCAGGTCCAACATTCTTTAGTTTAGTTGCTATTCTTTTATATTGGCGATATGAACGAAAAGAAAAATCAAAATAATAGTTAATTAATATGAGATTAAAAAAGAAGGTCGTAACTTGTCTGTTACGACCTTCTTTTTTATGATGAATCTTTGTGATTAATGAGTTAAATCAAACTACGGTATGGTTGATAGAGTAAAGTGTTAGTTAGCTATAAAAACGAGGATTTATTCCCCGGCTACGGTTAAAGATTTTACCCAAAGCGTTGGGGAACCGACATTAGAAGCACCAAAATCAAGATCATTTCCAATTCCTACAATCGATTGTAACAAATCAAAGAAGTTCCCTGCGATGGTCATTTCATGAACAGGTTTAGTGAGTTGTCCATCTTCAATTAAAAAGCCATTAGCAGATAGCGAGAAGTCACCAGAGATAGCATTTAATCCAGCGTGTAATCCTTGAACATCTGTAATATAAAGTCCATGATTGACCTGTTTAATGATCTCATTAAAACTTAGTGATTGTGGTTTGATGTACATGTTGCTAGGGGAGATGTTAACAGAGCTTTTAAAACTCGCACGAGAGGCGTTTCCAGTTGGAGCGACATTGAATGATCTAGCTGTTGTTAATGAATGTAAGTAAGTTTTTAAAACGCCATTTGTAATGACTTCTTTTTTAACGGTTGCGACACCTTCACCGTCAAATGAAGAACTTCCCATTCCATCTTCTAAATGAGGATCATCAATAATAGTAACTAAAGAACTAGCGACCGTTGTTTCAATTTTATCTTTTAAACGAGATAAATCTTTTAAAACAGCTTCTGCTGAGAAAATGTTACTCATCGCTTGTAAAATGTCTCCAGCGACTAAGTTTTTTAAAACAATCGGATAACTTCCGGATTTTACTTTCGTTGAACCTAGTTGTGAAAGAGCATTGTTAACGATTTTCTTTGCAAAAGATGTTGGAGTATATCGACTGAAATCAGTTCCGATGATAAAATCTCCATCATTTTTGTTTTCTCCGTTTTCAGAAACTAAAACACTAACATAGCTATAAGCGAAGTTTTGGCGTTCAAAAAGATCTAATCCTTTTGTATTTTTAAGAGAAACTTCCGTTGTTCCATTAGCAAATGAACAGTAATCCACTGATTTAACACGAGGGTCAAGAGCTAAACATTCTTTTTCCACTTCTTTTAAGAAGTTAATTTTATCTAAAGCACTCACTTCATTAAATGAATCATTATAAAGCTTTAATGAAACATAATGCTCATCACCTGGGTAAAGCGTCTCATTTTCTTCTTTTTCAATTAGTAAAGCATTATTTATAACACTTGAGATAAGAAATGGAATAGATGAATCTTCACATTTTTCTGTATAAGTATAGCCCATCTTACCATCATAGATTCCACGAAATGATAAGCCCTGTGTTTTTGAAACAGAATAGGCATCTACATTTTGCTTAAAGACTTTACATGAAAACTGATCGTTTTTCACGACATAAACTTCCATGTCTGTTAATCCAGCTTTTTTACCTTCATCAAATAGTAAATCAAAATTAATCATTCCTTATTCCCCCTTTGCTCCACCGACTGTGATTTCTTTAACACGTAAGATGGGTTGTCCAACATCTGTTGGAATCGAACCACTTGCAGCGCCACACATTCCTTGAGCACGAGCTAAGTTTTTTCCAACCATATCAATTTGATGTAAAATGGCTGGACCGTTTCCAATTAATGTTGCGCCGCGTACGGGTTCAGCAATTTTTCCATTTCGAATGATATATCCTTCATTCACTGCAAAGTTAAAATCGCCTGTTCCTGGGTTAACTGACCCCCCGCCCATACTTTTAGCATAAAGTCCATATTCGGTATTAGCAATAATTTCTTCACGAGTATGTGGCCCTTCTGCAATAAAAGTATTCGTCATTCGAGAAGTGGGTGCAAAACGATAGTTTTGACGACGTCCAGAACCCGTTGATGGCATATTCATTCGACGACCATTTAATTTATCAATCATATAGCTTTTTAAAATTCCATTTTCAATTAACACTTTACGCTGTGTTGGTGTTCCTTCATCATCAATATTCAGAGATCCCCAAGCGTTTGGAATGGTTCCATCATCAATAGCTGTTACTAAAGGATTAGCAATTTGTTCACCTAGTTTATTAGAAAAAACAGATAGTCCTTTAGAGACTGAACTCGCTTCTAGTCCATGGCCACAGGCCTCGTGAAAGATGACTCCACCAAATCCGTTATCAATAACGACAGGCATTTTTTTACTTGGACAAAGACCAGCGTTTAGCATGGTCACCGCTTGTCGAGCAGCGTCACTCGCATAGAAGTTTAAATCTAAATCTTCAATAAACTCAAAGCCTTGATGTGCACCTGGTCCGTGAGAACCTGTTTGCATTTCGTGACCGTTTGAAGCTACTGCTCGAACGAAAAGACGCGTATAAACACGAGTGTCTTCCACTAACGTTCCTTCAGTATTGGCAATTAAGACATGTTGTTTTTTTTCAGATAAACCAACAGAACTTTGAGTAATTGATTCATGATAATTTTTAATGATCTCACTAACTTGACGCATCTTATCAACTCGTCGTGACGCTGGCACATCATTTAAATCTTGTTGAATAAGGTGTTGAGTAATGATGTTTTGACGCGTCAAATTAATCGGTTGAGTTCTCATTTCACCCATAAGTGCAGAGGCGATTTCACGTGCCGTTTTTAATAAGTTTTCACGCGATGAATCATTTGTATAACCGTAAACTGAATTGGTTCCTTGAAATAAGCGGATACCAATTCCATAATCTTCTCCTCGATTGGCTTTATCAACTTTTCCCCCGATCATATCAATGGCTTGCGATTGTGTTTGTTCAACATAGATTTCAGCAAAATCAGCACCGAATGATAAAGCTTCATCTAAAACATCTTTAATTAAGATTTCTGAAAGCATAGATTGAATTCCCCCTTCGTGACTTTGAGGTTATTATACCATATTATGTTTAAAGTAATAGAACGGGGGAAAAAGTAAAAAGAAAAAATCCAACGTTAAACAGTTATAATTTTTTGAAAATGGTAAAACCTATATTTATCTACGTATAAAAAGGTGATGAAATGAAACACTTAAGTAAATGGATTTGTTTTTTAATGTTATTAGTACAAGGATCAGTCATGTCAACTTACGCGCAAAGTTATCCTGATGCGATTAGCTACATTAAAGTAATAGCTTTTAATGATGCTAATCCAAGTGAACGATTAGCGAATGTAGAAGTTGCCGTTTATAATAGTGAAGAAGAGCAGATTGGAATTTATCGCACAAATGCTGAAGGAGAAGTGTTAATTGAAGTCGTTCCAGGTCTTTTAAACTTAAAAGTTCTTAAGACGCAAGAAAATTTTGATGTGATCGATGAATATAAAGTGGTGACAATTGATACAACGACGATTGATTTGTATGAGGTTAGCTTTCCCCATCAAGCCATTGAACCAACACAGAAGCATTCATTACCAATCACAGGTTTTTCTCCGATTTATCTCATCGGAGGATTAGGATTAGTGTTATCGAGTATTGGAGTAGTCGTTGTTCGTCAATTGAGCCATGAAGAAAAATAGATTAATTTTATTAAGATTGATTTTTTTAATTTCACTCGTTTGTTTTGCTTTTCCTCAACTAAAATTGCTTGAGATGAAGATGAATCAACAGTCTTATAAAAACTTTCAGTTACTTCAAGGCGGGGTTGCTTTTAAGATGGATGACTCCATCACTCAATCCATGTCTTCGTTGGTAGAAACGGGTGAAATCATCGGTCGGATTGAGTTTTTAAACGAATCTCTTATTTTGCTTGAGGGAATTGAAGAGGTGCAGTTAGAACAAGGGTTAGGACATGATCCGATGTCCTCTTTACCAGGAAACATGGGGAATTGTCTGATCTATGGTCACCGAGAACAGTTTTTATGGTCATTAAAAGAGGTTCAGTTAGGTGATAAACTAATGGTCCGTACAACAAAAGGCGTCTTTTATTATACGGTTGAGGATATTTCAATTTTAGAACCTGATGATTCATATATTTTTGAATCAGAGAATAAAGCCACATTAACCCTGGTGACGTGTTATCCATTTATTTATTTTGGTCCAACGAAAGAACGTTATGTTGTTAAAGCAAGTTTAGATTAAAGTCTAATTCGTGAATTAGACTTTTTTTTGTTGTCAAAAGAAGAGGAAAATAAAAATATCCAAATATACTTAAAAAATTATCATGATTGGTATGTTATACTAACAAATAGTTGTTGATAATGATTATCAAGTTTAAACTGAAAAGAAATGGAGTTGACGTCAATATGATGATTAATAAAAGACTCATCAACCTTTGTGATGAATCTAAAAAGTATATGGGTTTAACAATCTTATGTAGCTGGATCGGGATCGTTTGTAACATTA of the Turicibacter sp. TJ11 genome contains:
- a CDS encoding class D sortase, which translates into the protein MNQQSYKNFQLLQGGVAFKMDDSITQSMSSLVETGEIIGRIEFLNESLILLEGIEEVQLEQGLGHDPMSSLPGNMGNCLIYGHREQFLWSLKEVQLGDKLMVRTTKGVFYYTVEDISILEPDDSYIFESENKATLTLVTCYPFIYFGPTKERYVVKASLD
- a CDS encoding TldD/PmbA family protein, whose amino-acid sequence is MLSEILIKDVLDEALSFGADFAEIYVEQTQSQAIDMIGGKVDKANRGEDYGIGIRLFQGTNSVYGYTNDSSRENLLKTAREIASALMGEMRTQPINLTRQNIITQHLIQQDLNDVPASRRVDKMRQVSEIIKNYHESITQSSVGLSEKKQHVLIANTEGTLVEDTRVYTRLFVRAVASNGHEMQTGSHGPGAHQGFEFIEDLDLNFYASDAARQAVTMLNAGLCPSKKMPVVIDNGFGGVIFHEACGHGLEASSVSKGLSVFSNKLGEQIANPLVTAIDDGTIPNAWGSLNIDDEGTPTQRKVLIENGILKSYMIDKLNGRRMNMPSTGSGRRQNYRFAPTSRMTNTFIAEGPHTREEIIANTEYGLYAKSMGGGSVNPGTGDFNFAVNEGYIIRNGKIAEPVRGATLIGNGPAILHQIDMVGKNLARAQGMCGAASGSIPTDVGQPILRVKEITVGGAKGE
- a CDS encoding TldD/PmbA family protein; translation: MINFDLLFDEGKKAGLTDMEVYVVKNDQFSCKVFKQNVDAYSVSKTQGLSFRGIYDGKMGYTYTEKCEDSSIPFLISSVINNALLIEKEENETLYPGDEHYVSLKLYNDSFNEVSALDKINFLKEVEKECLALDPRVKSVDYCSFANGTTEVSLKNTKGLDLFERQNFAYSYVSVLVSENGENKNDGDFIIGTDFSRYTPTSFAKKIVNNALSQLGSTKVKSGSYPIVLKNLVAGDILQAMSNIFSAEAVLKDLSRLKDKIETTVASSLVTIIDDPHLEDGMGSSSFDGEGVATVKKEVITNGVLKTYLHSLTTARSFNVAPTGNASRASFKSSVNISPSNMYIKPQSLSFNEIIKQVNHGLYITDVQGLHAGLNAISGDFSLSANGFLIEDGQLTKPVHEMTIAGNFFDLLQSIVGIGNDLDFGASNVGSPTLWVKSLTVAGE